The Hordeum vulgare subsp. vulgare chromosome 4H, MorexV3_pseudomolecules_assembly, whole genome shotgun sequence genomic interval TTCCTATCATAATTCCTATAATACTCATGATTTCCTTCAAACCGAATGAGAGCCCTCACTCTTTCCAAGGCACCACACTACACCAAGGTTACCTTGCGCTAACAGGCCAATCAGCAAAGGCTCCTGGGCCAGCTAGTTTCCTCGGCTGACTAGAGCCATTGGCATGCTGAGACCTGACGGTGACAGCGTTTCGGCACGCCGTAGGTTGGAGGTCTGACAGCACGTACTCCTACTACCACTTAGCGTTTGGAGTTCTTACGCCTGTGTTTCTCCTGGACAATGATTTGCTCCAGGAAGCAGTTACTGCTACCATCTGATACTGATCCGAAAACAGCAAAGCCCACACCGCGGCGGCCTCAACTCTGAGCCGCCTTCAGATTGCACTCAATCTGCTCATCATGAGGTACTACATGCAGTACTGCCAGCAAATCAAATCATTTCCATGGCGTGCGTGCGCTCACACTTCATACAGTATAAAACATAAACAAAGGCTGCTATTataacacacacacaacacacagcGCACTGCACTGCACTGTACACAAATTTTTCCTGCATGCAGAGTCCAAGGCCGGTGAAAATGTGACAGGTAACACCACCACTGCCTTTTTGTCAGCTCAGCTGATTCAGACATCGCTCGTGAACAATGATGGCCCCTCCCTATCTATGCGCTGCGCTGCGCCGCGCCCCTTTTCCATCCATGGAGATGAGTTGAGATGATATGAGGAGGGAGCAATGCAATGCAATGCAGGCATTCATTCATGGCTTTTACAAACTGCACGCAGAGGAGTGTAGGCTGTGCAAAGGACCAGTACTGCTGCTTGTCGCTGCCGTCTGAAAACAGGGGGGAGTGACAGACAGACAGAGATAGGAGGAGGATCAACAATGCTGCAACACTACTACAATGTACAGGTATGAGGAAGGGGAGGAAATAGTCTGCCGCACGGTTTCCGATGCCATCTGTGCCATGGTATCTATCTATCTTTGCTGTGGTGGCCGGACAAGGTCTCCTGGACTTATGATTGGATCGGCGTACTGTCTCATATGGAAGCAGGCCATCTGATAATTGGTGTGCCATCTGGGTTCCTTGTTACTATCTTTGAGGTTTGGATCCGGTGAAATGAAATGATTTGAATCTTGGCGGCCACTGGCTGCAGTCTCTGAATTTGTGAGAAACAGAGAGAACCAAGTTAGGATCAATGATTCATTGGACATATAACTCAGCATAAACGTtgtactactaaatcaaatggaaCATACTTGTACCTTGTACTCAATTGTTTGAATCCTGTGAACTTGGTGGTTTCTGAGGATATCCAATGTGCAAGTCTGTGATCTTGATGAATTCAGTCAGCTCTTTGTGCTTGGCAAATTAACTGTATTGATCAAGACATGTACGAATGCCACCGACCGATTGATCAGAAGCTTACACTTCTGTCCAATTACCCCCGTGCTCGCCATCAACGGTTCAGCCTGTCATACGAAAGAGTGTTAGTATGTGTGAAGCACATTCATTTAACTGCTAACTTAAACCACGCTACAAACCTCACCTTCTCATCAGTCATCACTAGTTACATGGCTGACCACTTGGTGTTTTTCCAAAGTTCATGGACCCTTTCAGTAGAAATTCAGGTCGGTGTAGCCGTACGGGTTGATATCGGTGTATCCATAAGAGTAGGGCAGTAGTTCTCCGATGTCCAACTGCGAGCTTGAACAGCTCATCTTTTGAATTCGGCTGTGATTGATCGACTCCACCTCTGCACTGAATACGCTGTAGACCGGCCTATGATCTGAGAACCGGGATTCGCCTCGGACGTATGATAGTTGACCTAGGCCCCTTCCATACCACAAAATGCGATCGCACCTGCACGACAAGATCACTAAGTTTACTTCAACTGTACAAAATCTGGCAAATACCCGGCACCATGGTGTAATAACATACCATGCAGgagttctcctcttctccttctggtTCATGTCCTCCCCGGCATACTTGTCGGAATTGGTCGAGTATTTGTATGTCGGCGGGAAGTATATCCTCCCCTCATTCCATCCGACAAACACTCGCCCGCCTCTCTGTTCAATCCTTAGCTGAAAGTATCAAGTTGACATGTCAATGAGATGATACTACTACAATGTCTGGTAATCATTTTCATAATGAGAACAACTAGAGCTCCTCGGCTTTTGCCGACCCATTAGTAATCTTGCAACATGTCAAAGTGAAAGAATGACAAGACAAAAGCACTGATTGCCTGTGACACAAGAATTTTACAGCTTTCCCGGGATCCCAACGgtacacaccacacacacacacacacacacacacacacaaattgtGTTCAAGAAGGTTTTGCTGCAAGTTCTCACCTGATCTTTCTCCAGCAATGCTTTCCAATTGCGCATCTCCACTAGGGCCTTCACTGACCGATAGGAAAGTGCGATTCGGTAATTTAGGTCCCCGAGCCAGATGATTCGACTGAAAGAAAAGGCGAGTTAAGGGCCCCGATAATGCACCAAATGCACATGAAAACAAGCTTTTAGGAGACAATTCTAAGGTTATGTGCTTGCTTACTCATGCTCTAAGATAGTTTCCGGTGAGCGCTCATACTGCCCGTAAACCATTGGGAACCTGGTCTTCCTGAGGATCTCAAGCACATCTGAATTCCTCCGCATCTCGTCGCCATCCTTCTGCCCCGACGTCAGGTGGCTGCAGACGAAGCAGAAGCTCGTTTGGTGCAATGTCATGCTAATCGAAATCGAACCCTGGAAAACAAATCCTTTGCCGGTTGAATACTCTATTTCTAAGCTAACAATGCCTCTTGTTCGTGACCAATTCATAAAAtgtaaagcatcatcacaagaatCACAATAACCACATAGCATTGTGGTTGGAACAGTGACCAACCTTGTTCCCAAGGTAGCCCATCAGTCCTCTGCCAACACAAGAAACCTTGAGATTTCTGATGTCATCCCTAATGTCCTTCCGAGCCCAAATCATCAGAAACAGTCCCACCATTTGCTTGCTTGCAACCAGGCAATATCTGAAAAAACATCAGATTGCAACACAGATCACTCACCACATCTATTTAATTACCACTACACCGTAATGTACATAAAAATGGCATGTGTTGTGTTGACAGAGTACATGGTAGTATGAAACTTGAAGGAGCGTACCTAGTGTGACCTGAAGCTGGTCTCTGGCCGTCGTCCAGAGACGGCGCGTGGCTGTACCCGTATGACATCGGCGAGTACACCGTGCTGGGCGACTCCccggtgttgttgtcgtcgtccgacGACCCGCCCCACCGGCAGTGCGCCTCGTAGTCGCTGGGCCGGCGGGAGCCGTAGATGGCGCGGTCGCAGACGCTGTACCGGCGCTCCAGCCTGGGCTGCGGCGCCAGGGCGTCGCCCTCCATCCTCAGGCTCCGGCTGTGGAAGGAGCGGCGGTGGAAGAAGGCCGCGTTGTTGGTCTGGTGCCTCGCCCCCTCGAAGTCGTCGTCCGCCTCCGCCACCGGgtccggcggcgccggcgacggcGTCCGGAAGCTCCcgttgccgctgccgctgcccgcgCCCGTCAGGTCGTTCAGCGTCCTCCTGATCAGCGACACCCACTTCCTCGCCGGCCCGTTGTCCTCCGTGCCCAGCACGTTCCCGGCGTTCAGCGGCACGATCTCTTGGAACCTTTCGGCGACGGACACCACGGCGGCATCGAAATTGTCAGTCACTCCAACCTGCGGCATTACCGAAATCAGGCGCGGGTAAACCCGGAGACGCATACCCGAGCACGTAGATGTCGGCGGGCGGCGCAGCGTGGAGCCAGTCCTCTAGGCCCATGCCGCCGGGAGGGGATCGGCCGCCCACATTCCACGTAGCAACGAAGATCCTGCGGGCAGTTTCTTTTTACAATCAACAACAAGCGAAGGCCGCGCACACAGGGGGAGCGGGAGCGGGGAGGAAGATGGACGGAATTGTGTAATGCGAATGCAGGGGGCGGCGGAGCAACCTGTAGTCCATGGTGACGGTGGCCTCGGCGGCGTCGAGGTCGATCTTGCCCCGCCGCGAGTGCTCGCGGCTCCGCCTGGAGGGCCTCTCCGTCCTGCTCTTCTTGGCGGCGCTGGCCGGCTCGTTCCTGGCGAAGCTGCTGCCCCTCCActcgtcatcgtc includes:
- the LOC123449502 gene encoding type I inositol polyphosphate 5-phosphatase 4-like; the encoded protein is MRDGCNTTKKSKLSWSKSLVRKWFNIRSKAHDFHADDAAAATGRRGGDDDEWRGSSFARNEPASAAKKSRTERPSRRSREHSRRGKIDLDAAEATVTMDYRIFVATWNVGGRSPPGGMGLEDWLHAAPPADIYVLGFQEIVPLNAGNVLGTEDNGPARKWVSLIRRTLNDLTGAGSGSGNGSFRTPSPAPPDPVAEADDDFEGARHQTNNAAFFHRRSFHSRSLRMEGDALAPQPRLERRYSVCDRAIYGSRRPSDYEAHCRWGGSSDDDNNTGESPSTVYSPMSYGYSHAPSLDDGQRPASGHTRYCLVASKQMVGLFLMIWARKDIRDDIRNLKVSCVGRGLMGYLGNKGSISISMTLHQTSFCFVCSHLTSGQKDGDEMRRNSDVLEILRKTRFPMVYGQYERSPETILEHDRIIWLGDLNYRIALSYRSVKALVEMRNWKALLEKDQLRIEQRGGRVFVGWNEGRIYFPPTYKYSTNSDKYAGEDMNQKEKRRTPAWCDRILWYGRGLGQLSYVRGESRFSDHRPVYSVFSAEVESINHSRIQKMSCSSSQLDIGELLPYSYGYTDINPYGYTDLNFY